In the Desulfomicrobium escambiense DSM 10707 genome, one interval contains:
- the aspS gene encoding aspartate--tRNA ligase codes for MDERNTERGMDSLNGWRRSHNCAALGTEALGQEVCLMGWVQYRRDHGGLIFIDLRDRHGLTQVVFSPEVAPEAHERAHVLRTEFVLAIKGVVRPRPGDMINPKLATGAIEVYVTEFKLLNTAKTPPFPIEDRVDVSENLRLKYRFLDLRRKAMADNLILRNRVSQSVRRYLDELGFLEIETPVLTKSTPEGARDFLVPSRVNQGQFYALPQSPQLFKQLLMCGGLDRYYQIVKCFRDEDLRADRQPEFTQIDIEMSFVDEEQVMEMAEGMVARVMREALGREIVLPLPRMTYARAMAEYGVDKPDVRFDLKLSDVTDIVRGSDFKLFAAAALVKALPVPGGAELSRKEIDDYTEFVKIYGAQGLAWIKIKEDGWQSPIAKFLSDAERAGLTEALSLKAGDIVFFQAGAPEMVNSALGNLRLKLGERFGLIPEGEFAPLWVTDFPLLEWDPEAKRWVAMHHPFTAPKDMDALASDPAAAVARAYDLVLNGTEVGGGSIRIHNPETQQHMFSALGIGEEEARAKFGFLLDALVFGAPPHGGIAFGLDRLIMLLTGAKSIRDVIAFPKTQKATCLMTEAPSAVENTQLRDLGLRLREKPKE; via the coding sequence ATGGATGAACGGAACACGGAACGCGGCATGGACAGCCTGAACGGCTGGCGCAGATCCCACAACTGCGCGGCCCTGGGCACGGAAGCTCTTGGCCAGGAAGTCTGCCTCATGGGCTGGGTGCAGTACCGCCGCGACCACGGCGGCCTCATCTTCATCGACCTGCGCGACCGTCACGGTCTGACCCAGGTAGTGTTCTCGCCCGAGGTCGCCCCCGAGGCCCACGAACGGGCCCACGTGCTGCGCACGGAGTTCGTGCTGGCCATCAAGGGCGTGGTCCGCCCCCGGCCGGGCGATATGATCAACCCCAAGTTGGCCACGGGCGCCATCGAGGTCTACGTCACGGAGTTCAAGCTCCTGAACACGGCCAAGACCCCGCCCTTCCCCATCGAGGACCGGGTGGACGTGTCCGAGAACCTGCGCCTCAAGTACCGTTTCCTGGACCTGCGCCGCAAGGCCATGGCCGACAACCTGATTTTGCGCAACCGCGTGTCCCAGAGCGTGCGCCGGTACCTCGACGAACTGGGCTTCCTGGAGATCGAGACGCCCGTGCTGACCAAGTCCACGCCCGAGGGCGCCCGCGACTTCCTGGTTCCCAGCCGCGTCAACCAGGGCCAGTTCTACGCCCTGCCGCAGTCGCCCCAGCTCTTCAAGCAGCTGCTCATGTGCGGCGGCCTGGACCGCTACTACCAGATCGTCAAGTGCTTCCGCGACGAGGACCTGCGCGCCGACCGCCAGCCCGAGTTCACCCAGATCGACATCGAGATGTCCTTCGTCGACGAGGAGCAGGTCATGGAGATGGCCGAGGGCATGGTGGCCCGCGTCATGCGCGAAGCTTTGGGCCGCGAGATCGTCCTGCCCCTGCCGCGCATGACCTACGCCCGGGCCATGGCCGAGTACGGCGTGGACAAGCCCGACGTCCGCTTCGACCTCAAGCTTTCCGACGTGACCGACATCGTACGCGGCTCGGACTTCAAGCTCTTCGCCGCTGCCGCCCTGGTCAAGGCCCTGCCCGTGCCCGGCGGCGCGGAACTGTCGCGCAAGGAGATCGACGACTACACCGAGTTCGTCAAAATCTACGGCGCCCAGGGCCTGGCCTGGATCAAGATCAAGGAGGACGGCTGGCAGTCCCCCATTGCCAAGTTCCTGAGCGACGCCGAACGCGCCGGCCTGACCGAGGCCCTAAGCCTCAAGGCCGGCGACATCGTCTTCTTCCAGGCCGGCGCGCCCGAGATGGTCAACAGCGCCCTTGGCAACCTGCGGCTCAAACTCGGCGAACGCTTCGGCCTCATCCCCGAAGGCGAGTTCGCGCCCCTGTGGGTCACGGACTTCCCGCTCCTGGAGTGGGACCCCGAGGCCAAGCGCTGGGTGGCCATGCACCACCCCTTCACCGCGCCCAAGGACATGGACGCCCTGGCCTCCGATCCGGCCGCGGCCGTGGCCCGGGCCTACGACCTGGTGCTGAACGGCACCGAGGTCGGCGGCGGCTCCATCCGCATCCACAACCCCGAAACCCAGCAGCACATGTTCAGCGCCCTGGGGATTGGCGAGGAGGAGGCGAGGGCCAAGTTCGGCTTCCTGCTCGACGCCCTGGTCTTCGGCGCCCCGCCCCACGGCGGCATCGCCTTCGGCCTGGACCGATTGATCATGCTCCTGACGGGTGCCAAGTCCATCCGCGACGTCATCGCCTTCCCCAAGACCCAGAAGGCCACCTGTCTCATGACCGAGGCCCCGTCGGCGGTGGAAAACACGCAACTGCGCGACTTGGGCCTGCGCCTGCGGGAAAAGCCCAAAGAGTAG
- a CDS encoding transcription antitermination factor NusB — translation MSTPQARRLAMDILRRTMDHHQDLQAAVDDVLAGVAPGPDKGLATELAYGYLRLRGRIDFILAQLLKNPHQTSPVLKRILGVAAYELLYLSRIPEYATLDWAVSLVRERLGEPLSKVANGVLRNLVRLGRSVHLPDYYEGKTAGQAKFLSAWCSCPLWLAELWLKAYGKDKARAYLEASLQAPPLGVRVNRMHPQGERLRQDLAPLAETRTDWGFALKQWPDFLDEAVAAGAATRQSLAAQKIMDILGAEHWPSPVLDACCGRGGKTFLMTELGKTVWASDVNVFRLRQLKGESRRLGMSVPAFRAGAQGPYPLRPGPRTVFLDAPCSGLGVLSRRPDIKWKRTPADCAGLAFLQDEMLRAAAELLPSGGCLAYVTCTLNPEENEGRIEGFVRTHPGLGLLRQAQSDPAEGLGEFFYGAVLKKG, via the coding sequence ATGAGCACGCCCCAGGCCCGGCGACTGGCCATGGACATCCTGCGCCGCACCATGGACCACCACCAGGACCTGCAGGCCGCCGTGGACGACGTGCTGGCCGGCGTCGCGCCGGGGCCGGACAAGGGCCTGGCCACGGAACTGGCCTACGGCTACCTGCGGCTGCGCGGCCGCATCGATTTCATTCTCGCCCAGCTCCTCAAAAACCCGCACCAGACCTCGCCAGTCCTGAAACGCATCCTCGGCGTGGCCGCCTACGAGCTCTTGTATCTGAGCCGCATCCCCGAATACGCCACCCTGGACTGGGCCGTGAGCCTCGTGCGCGAGCGCCTGGGGGAACCCTTGAGCAAGGTGGCCAACGGCGTGCTGCGCAACCTGGTCCGCCTGGGCCGCTCCGTGCATCTGCCGGACTATTACGAGGGCAAGACGGCTGGCCAGGCCAAGTTCCTGTCGGCATGGTGCTCCTGCCCGCTCTGGCTGGCTGAACTCTGGCTCAAGGCCTACGGCAAGGACAAGGCCCGGGCGTATCTTGAGGCGTCCCTGCAGGCCCCGCCCCTGGGCGTGCGGGTCAACAGAATGCACCCCCAAGGCGAAAGGCTGCGGCAGGACCTCGCGCCCCTGGCCGAGACGCGCACGGATTGGGGCTTCGCCCTGAAGCAGTGGCCGGACTTCCTGGACGAGGCCGTGGCCGCAGGCGCCGCCACCAGGCAGAGCCTGGCCGCCCAAAAGATCATGGACATCCTGGGCGCAGAGCACTGGCCGAGCCCCGTGCTGGACGCATGCTGCGGACGGGGGGGCAAGACTTTTCTCATGACGGAACTGGGCAAGACGGTCTGGGCCTCGGACGTCAACGTCTTCCGGCTGCGCCAGCTCAAAGGGGAATCAAGACGGCTGGGAATGTCCGTGCCGGCGTTCAGGGCTGGAGCGCAGGGTCCGTATCCCCTGCGCCCAGGCCCGCGCACCGTGTTTCTCGACGCACCCTGCTCGGGCCTGGGCGTTCTCTCGAGGCGTCCCGACATCAAATGGAAGCGCACTCCGGCGGACTGCGCCGGACTGGCCTTTCTGCAGGACGAGATGCTGCGGGCGGCGGCGGAACTGCTGCCGTCGGGCGGATGTCTCGCCTACGTGACCTGCACCCTCAATCCCGAGGAGAACGAGGGACGGATCGAAGGGTTTGTTCGCACCCACCCGGGCCTGGGCCTGCTGCGGCAGGCCCAGAGCGACCCGGCCGAAGGGCTGGGGGAATTCTTCTACGGCGCGGTGTTGAAGAAAGGCTGA
- a CDS encoding DUF116 domain-containing protein, whose translation MPKPRSGKPLRSPLEQEIRDSFQTRKRVFIGLITGSSVFLCVFIALLWVIPFVGLTSIHPLAPWILGFVTAALILAIGWAALALVLNILLGRPVLFAKRLRGVTVKLFLPLMTLLGRLVGIPKQTVRASFIKVNNELVRGEGHRYPADRILLLMPHCIQNSRCKYRLTYDIDNCKRCGECALAGLLALRDKYGVKLAVATGGTIARRIVVQHRPKIIIAVACERDLASGIQDTHPVPVYGILNSRPFGPCLDTDVALEQVEWAIKEFSA comes from the coding sequence ATGCCCAAACCCAGGAGCGGAAAACCCCTCAGAAGCCCCCTGGAACAGGAGATTCGCGACTCCTTCCAGACCCGCAAGCGCGTCTTCATCGGGCTCATCACCGGCTCGTCCGTCTTTCTCTGCGTTTTCATCGCCCTGCTGTGGGTCATCCCCTTCGTCGGGCTGACCAGCATCCATCCCCTGGCCCCGTGGATCCTGGGCTTCGTCACCGCCGCCCTCATCCTGGCCATCGGCTGGGCCGCCCTGGCCCTGGTGCTGAACATCCTCCTGGGCCGGCCCGTGCTTTTCGCCAAGCGCCTGCGCGGTGTCACGGTCAAGCTCTTCCTGCCCCTCATGACCCTGCTGGGCCGGCTGGTGGGCATCCCCAAGCAGACGGTGCGGGCCTCGTTCATCAAGGTCAACAACGAGCTGGTCCGGGGCGAAGGCCACCGCTACCCCGCCGACAGGATCCTGCTGCTCATGCCGCACTGCATCCAGAACAGCCGCTGCAAGTACCGGCTGACCTACGACATCGACAACTGCAAACGTTGCGGCGAGTGCGCCCTGGCGGGCCTTTTGGCCCTGCGGGACAAATACGGCGTCAAGCTGGCCGTGGCCACGGGCGGGACCATCGCGCGGCGCATCGTGGTTCAGCACCGCCCCAAGATCATCATCGCCGTGGCCTGCGAGCGCGATCTGGCCAGCGGCATCCAGGACACGCACCCCGTGCCCGTCTACGGCATCCTGAACTCCCGGCCCTTCGGCCCGTGCCTCGACACGGACGTGGCCCTGGAGCAGGTCGAATGGGCCATCAAGGAGTTCTCGGCATGA
- the fmt gene encoding methionyl-tRNA formyltransferase has translation MAEREERERLRVVFMGTPDFAAASLRHLLDWDGCDVVGVYCQPDRPCGRGQVCTPPPVKLLAMEHRLPVFQPLNFKQQPDVDQLAALAPDLLLVAAYGLILPNSVLDIPRLGAINVHASLLPEYRGAAPIHRAIVDGRHVTGITIMRMEAGLDTGDILLQRSRAIGINDTAQSLHDELADMGGRLLVEALEKMNQGRLVRIPQDHAKATYASKLSKEEGHIDWNQPVLTVHNRIRGLYPWPGSWFDWDGMPGKTLRLTVHPGVIGEPLPEGVRPGEIHGVAGDSVLIACADRLYAVPTIKPAGSKPLGGREFYCGYLSRCSGEHLLKPDLACPGD, from the coding sequence ATGGCTGAAAGAGAAGAAAGAGAAAGACTGAGAGTCGTCTTCATGGGCACGCCGGACTTCGCGGCGGCGTCCCTTCGGCACCTTCTTGACTGGGACGGGTGCGACGTCGTGGGCGTGTACTGCCAGCCCGACCGCCCCTGCGGCCGAGGCCAGGTCTGCACGCCCCCGCCCGTCAAGCTCCTGGCCATGGAGCACCGCCTGCCCGTGTTCCAGCCCCTGAATTTCAAACAGCAGCCCGACGTGGACCAATTGGCGGCCCTGGCGCCGGACCTCCTCCTCGTGGCCGCCTACGGCCTCATCCTGCCTAATTCGGTGCTTGACATCCCGCGCCTGGGGGCCATCAATGTGCATGCGTCGCTCCTGCCCGAATACCGCGGCGCCGCGCCCATCCACAGAGCCATCGTCGACGGCCGCCACGTCACCGGCATCACCATCATGCGCATGGAGGCCGGCCTGGACACGGGCGACATCCTGCTGCAGCGCAGCCGGGCCATCGGCATCAACGACACGGCCCAGAGCCTGCACGACGAGCTGGCCGACATGGGCGGCCGGCTCCTGGTGGAGGCCCTGGAAAAGATGAACCAGGGCCGTCTGGTGCGCATCCCCCAGGACCACGCCAAGGCCACCTACGCGTCCAAGCTCTCCAAGGAGGAAGGGCACATCGACTGGAACCAGCCTGTCCTGACCGTGCACAACCGCATCCGCGGCCTTTATCCCTGGCCCGGCTCCTGGTTCGACTGGGACGGCATGCCCGGCAAGACCCTGCGCCTGACCGTGCACCCTGGCGTCATCGGCGAGCCCCTGCCCGAGGGCGTCCGGCCCGGCGAAATCCACGGCGTGGCCGGCGACAGCGTGCTCATCGCCTGCGCCGACCGGCTCTACGCGGTGCCAACCATCAAGCCGGCCGGGAGCAAGCCTCTGGGCGGACGCGAATTCTACTGCGGATACCTGAGCCGCTGCTCCGGCGAACACCTGCTCAAACCCGACCTGGCCTGCCCGGGCGACTAG
- the hisS gene encoding histidine--tRNA ligase gives MSKIQKIKGFSDLFSPESAVHTHMENLAREVFATYGCQEVRVPILEKTELFARSIGEETDVVQKEMYTFADRKGRSLTMRPEATAGVLRAFIESGMYASEGSTKLFACGPMFRYERPQKGRLRQFHQLDVEVLGTDAPQADAEVVLMLWTFLTKLGLKNLALELNSLGCPECRPVFHQRLRDFLAGVDQSALCEDCRRRAETNPLRVLDCKVPACKELVAGAPSIAESLCPGCAEHFAQVREILDSAKLPYRLNDRLVRGLDYYQRTTFEVVSGEIGSQSAVAGGGRYDGLIKQLGGPDLPGIGFACGMERLALLYGEAQTPAPDFYLAVLDSRALNTALLLAQRLRERGFAGEVSFEARSIKAQMRQANKLGVKTCLILGQDEMDKGQIVVKDMATGVQKTIGQDDLEQALGFRKP, from the coding sequence ATGTCTAAAATTCAGAAAATTAAAGGCTTTTCTGACCTCTTCAGCCCGGAGAGCGCCGTCCACACGCACATGGAGAACCTGGCCCGCGAGGTCTTCGCCACGTACGGCTGCCAGGAAGTGCGCGTGCCCATCCTGGAGAAGACCGAACTCTTCGCCCGCTCCATCGGCGAGGAAACCGACGTGGTGCAGAAGGAGATGTACACCTTCGCCGACCGCAAGGGCCGGTCCCTGACCATGCGCCCCGAGGCCACGGCCGGGGTGCTGCGCGCCTTCATCGAGTCCGGCATGTACGCGTCCGAAGGGTCGACCAAGCTCTTCGCCTGCGGCCCCATGTTCCGCTACGAGCGCCCCCAGAAAGGCCGGCTGCGCCAGTTCCACCAGCTCGACGTCGAGGTGCTCGGCACCGACGCGCCCCAGGCCGACGCCGAGGTCGTGCTTATGCTCTGGACCTTCCTGACCAAGCTGGGCCTCAAGAACCTGGCCCTGGAGCTCAACTCCCTGGGCTGCCCCGAGTGCCGCCCGGTCTTCCACCAGCGCCTGCGCGACTTCCTGGCCGGCGTGGACCAGTCGGCCCTGTGCGAGGACTGCCGCCGCCGCGCCGAGACCAACCCCCTGCGCGTGCTGGACTGCAAGGTCCCGGCCTGCAAGGAGCTGGTCGCCGGCGCGCCGAGCATCGCCGAATCCCTGTGTCCGGGCTGCGCCGAGCATTTCGCCCAGGTCCGCGAGATCCTGGACAGCGCGAAGCTCCCCTACCGCCTGAACGACCGGCTGGTGCGCGGCCTGGACTATTACCAGCGCACGACCTTCGAGGTCGTCTCCGGCGAGATCGGCTCCCAGAGCGCCGTGGCCGGCGGCGGCCGCTACGACGGCCTCATCAAACAGCTCGGCGGCCCGGACCTGCCGGGCATCGGCTTCGCCTGCGGCATGGAGCGCCTGGCCCTCTTGTACGGCGAGGCCCAGACCCCGGCCCCGGACTTCTACCTGGCCGTGCTGGATTCCCGCGCCCTGAACACCGCCCTGCTCCTGGCCCAGCGTCTGCGCGAACGGGGCTTCGCCGGCGAGGTGTCCTTCGAGGCCAGAAGCATCAAGGCCCAGATGCGCCAGGCCAACAAGCTCGGCGTCAAGACCTGCCTGATCCTGGGCCAAGACGAGATGGACAAGGGCCAGATCGTGGTCAAGGACATGGCCACGGGCGTACAGAAGACCATCGGACAGGACGACCTGGAGCAGGCCCTGGGCTTCCGCAAGCCCTAG
- the def gene encoding peptide deformylase gives MLRKVRTYPDPVLAAKAAPVTEITDEIRTLAADMIETMYADKGIGLAAPQVGESIRLITVDLSGPDKREDPLVFVNPVLSNLEGEVDSEEGCLSVVGYRTTVTRAERLHLSATDLNGNPVEMDADDLMAICLQHEVDHLNGVLFIDKISKLKRTLYERKLKKWLKEKKEKD, from the coding sequence ATGCTGAGAAAAGTACGTACATATCCTGACCCGGTGCTGGCCGCAAAGGCCGCGCCGGTGACGGAGATCACCGACGAAATCCGCACCCTGGCCGCTGACATGATCGAGACCATGTACGCGGACAAGGGCATCGGACTGGCCGCTCCACAGGTGGGCGAGAGCATCCGCCTCATCACCGTGGACCTGAGCGGCCCGGACAAGCGGGAGGACCCGCTTGTCTTCGTCAACCCGGTCCTGTCGAACCTCGAAGGCGAGGTGGACTCCGAGGAGGGCTGCCTGTCCGTGGTCGGCTACCGCACCACCGTGACCCGCGCCGAACGGCTGCACCTCTCGGCCACGGACCTGAACGGCAACCCCGTGGAGATGGACGCTGACGACCTCATGGCCATCTGCCTGCAGCACGAGGTGGACCATCTGAACGGCGTCCTGTTCATCGACAAAATCAGTAAATTGAAGCGCACCCTGTACGAGAGAAAGCTCAAAAAATGGCTGAAAGAGAAGAAAGAGAAAGACTGA
- a CDS encoding molybdopterin-guanine dinucleotide biosynthesis protein MobB, producing MFKAVSVVGFKKTGKTSLVLELARELTARGRKVAAVKFTHHGLDLDGTDTARFAQECVSVAGIGPKTTTLLWNSARQLQDIFPLLGSDIVLVEGGKSLTWLPRFVTLGAAEDESGLGQGLALATWGSGSLPGVPQVSSVAELATLAESRAFTLPGLDCGACGRDSCHELAREIVAGTAEPRACEAMNAKLVVRVGGQRLALNPFVDRLVTNTIRGLLTELKGNVPGQRVEIVLE from the coding sequence ATGTTCAAGGCCGTATCTGTGGTGGGGTTCAAGAAAACGGGCAAAACAAGTCTTGTCCTCGAACTCGCCCGGGAGTTGACCGCGCGGGGGCGCAAGGTCGCCGCCGTGAAGTTCACGCATCACGGATTGGATCTGGACGGGACCGATACGGCCAGGTTCGCGCAGGAATGCGTCAGCGTGGCGGGCATCGGGCCGAAAACAACGACGCTGCTCTGGAATTCCGCCCGGCAACTGCAGGACATCTTTCCGCTGCTGGGATCCGATATCGTGCTGGTCGAGGGCGGCAAGTCCCTGACCTGGCTGCCCCGGTTCGTGACCCTGGGCGCGGCCGAGGACGAGTCCGGCCTGGGTCAGGGCCTGGCCCTGGCCACCTGGGGATCCGGCTCCCTGCCCGGCGTGCCGCAGGTTTCGTCCGTGGCCGAGCTGGCCACCCTGGCCGAGAGCCGCGCCTTCACCCTGCCCGGCCTCGACTGCGGGGCCTGCGGCCGCGACTCCTGCCATGAACTGGCCCGGGAGATCGTGGCCGGCACGGCCGAGCCCCGGGCCTGCGAAGCCATGAACGCCAAACTCGTGGTGCGGGTGGGGGGGCAGCGCCTGGCTTTGAACCCCTTCGTAGACCGGCTCGTGACGAACACCATTCGCGGGCTCCTGACGGAACTCAAGGGCAACGTGCCGGGGCAGAGGGTGGAGATCGTCCTGGAATAG